A part of Vicia villosa cultivar HV-30 ecotype Madison, WI unplaced genomic scaffold, Vvil1.0 ctg.000114F_1_1, whole genome shotgun sequence genomic DNA contains:
- the LOC131624323 gene encoding class I heat shock protein-like, which translates to MSLISQLLSDETYDPFLSMINKCPILSTPTDWKETIDSHVFISDLPGLKKEDVKIEIDEGKVLQINGERSNNVDEDDEKNNNKWHRVERCRGKFQRRFKLPQNAKVDQVKANMENGVLVVTIAKEEGKKSETKVIQIEGN; encoded by the coding sequence ATGTCACTCATTTCACAACTTCTTAGTGATGAAACCTATGACCCTTTCTTATCTATGATAAACAAATGTCCTATCCTAAGCACTCCAACAGATTGGAAAGAAACCATAGATTCACATGTTTTTATATCCGATCTTCCGGGATTAAAAAAAGAAGATGTTAAGATagaaattgatgaaggaaaagtGCTTCAAATTAATGGTGAAAGGAGcaataatgtggatgaagatgatgagaagAATAATAACAAATGGCATCGTGTTGAACGTTGTCGTGGGAAGTTTCAAAGAAGATTTAAGCTCCCTCAAAATGCTAAGGTGGATCAAGTTAAGGCTAATATGGAAAATGGTGTTTTAGTTGTGACTATTGCTAAGGAGGAAGGGAAGAAAAGTGAAACTAAGGTGATTCAAATTGAgggaaattga